One region of Azoarcus sp. CIB genomic DNA includes:
- a CDS encoding ISAs1 family transposase: protein MKAGNIMPLTQVFVSISDPRSARHKRHDLAELLTVAVCAVLSGVDDFVDIELWAEAKIDWLRGFMKLEHGIPSHDTIGRVFGMITPDEFESAFRRWVGMVVPALAEDTVVAIDGKTSRRTASKTKTQASPLHLVSAFVAGMGVVLGQTATAEKSNEITAIPELLAKLALEGCVVTIDAMGTQTKIARTIRERGAHYVLCVKDNHPKLLDSIMFAGIGPNGPLTPSSTHETKNPGHGRSEVRRCWAFDATERLYKAEDWQDIASFAVVERVRTVGNRTSTERAYYISSLPADAERIARAVRSHWEVENRLHWCLDVQFNEDQSRVRSGYAANNLAIVRHIVMNLLRLNTTRKASIKSKRMLAATVDEFRAELLGVMT from the coding sequence ATGAAGGCAGGAAACATCATGCCGCTGACGCAGGTGTTCGTCTCGATTTCCGATCCGCGCAGCGCGCGCCACAAGCGCCACGATCTTGCCGAACTGCTCACGGTGGCGGTTTGCGCGGTGCTGTCGGGCGTGGACGACTTCGTCGACATCGAATTGTGGGCCGAGGCCAAGATCGACTGGCTGCGGGGCTTCATGAAGCTTGAGCATGGCATCCCGTCCCATGACACGATCGGTCGCGTGTTCGGCATGATCACGCCCGATGAGTTCGAATCTGCATTCCGGCGCTGGGTTGGCATGGTGGTGCCCGCGTTGGCCGAGGACACGGTCGTGGCAATCGATGGCAAGACCAGCCGACGAACCGCCAGCAAGACCAAGACGCAGGCGAGTCCGCTGCACTTGGTCAGCGCATTCGTGGCCGGTATGGGTGTTGTGTTGGGCCAGACGGCGACCGCCGAGAAATCCAACGAGATCACGGCGATCCCGGAATTGCTCGCCAAGTTGGCGCTCGAGGGCTGCGTGGTGACGATCGACGCGATGGGCACGCAGACGAAGATCGCGCGCACGATCCGCGAGCGTGGCGCCCATTACGTGCTGTGCGTGAAGGACAACCATCCGAAGCTGCTCGACTCGATCATGTTTGCCGGTATCGGTCCGAACGGACCGCTGACACCGAGTTCGACGCACGAGACCAAGAATCCAGGCCACGGTCGTAGCGAAGTCAGGCGATGCTGGGCCTTTGATGCAACCGAGCGGCTCTACAAGGCCGAGGACTGGCAGGACATCGCCAGCTTTGCCGTGGTCGAGCGCGTGCGCACGGTGGGCAATCGCACCAGCACCGAGCGCGCCTACTACATCAGCAGCCTGCCCGCCGACGCCGAGCGCATCGCTCGGGCCGTACGCAGTCACTGGGAGGTGGAGAATCGCCTTCACTGGTGTCTGGATGTGCAGTTCAATGAGGATCAGTCACGGGTGCGCAGCGGTTATGCCGCCAACAACCTGGCCATCGTCCGCCACATCGTGATGAACCTGCTGCGGCTCAATACGACCCGCAAGGCGAGCATCAAATCGAAGCGCATGCTGGCTGCCACCGTCGATGAATTTCGCGCCGAGTTGCTCGGGGTTATGACATGA
- a CDS encoding pyridoxamine 5'-phosphate oxidase family protein — MPASAAPSSRTRVRRMPERAHYDSDAIAAIVDATMICSVAFQIDGAVHAIPTLHWREGEHLYIHGAKASRMLKALTQGEACVTIALADGLVLARSAMHHSLNYRSAVIYGRFEAVTAPDEKRRSLRAFIDGLYPGRWDTLRPISDKELNATSLLRIPLTEASAKVRDGGVKDDEADLGWPVWAGVIPLHTGPGTPRMEGDSTERTVPPTRFGCPGDNSSGTDAV; from the coding sequence ATGCCCGCATCCGCTGCCCCTTCCTCCCGCACCCGCGTCCGCCGCATGCCCGAGCGCGCGCACTATGACAGCGACGCGATCGCCGCCATCGTCGACGCGACGATGATCTGCAGCGTGGCCTTCCAGATCGACGGCGCGGTGCATGCCATCCCGACCCTCCATTGGCGCGAAGGCGAGCACCTGTATATCCACGGCGCCAAGGCGTCGCGCATGCTCAAGGCGCTTACGCAGGGCGAGGCCTGCGTCACCATTGCGCTCGCAGACGGGCTGGTGCTGGCACGCTCGGCCATGCACCACTCACTGAACTACCGCTCCGCGGTGATCTACGGCCGGTTCGAAGCGGTGACCGCCCCTGACGAGAAGCGGCGCAGCCTGCGGGCCTTCATCGACGGCCTTTACCCCGGACGCTGGGACACGCTGCGCCCGATCAGCGACAAGGAGTTGAACGCCACCAGCCTGCTGCGGATTCCGCTGACCGAGGCTTCGGCCAAGGTACGCGACGGGGGAGTGAAGGATGACGAGGCGGACCTGGGCTGGCCGGTGTGGGCGGGCGTGATTCCGCTGCACACGGGGCCCGGTACGCCGCGGATGGAAGGCGACAGTACCGAGCGCACTGTGCCACCAACACGTTTCGGCTGCCCCGGCGACAATAGTTCCGGGACTGACGCGGTCTGA
- a CDS encoding PLP-dependent aminotransferase family protein — MELDWLLAPPLPQTFPHSLSRQQMLYHRLRDAILSGRLASGTRLPASRGLAASLKIARNTVLFAYEQLVAEGCLVADRQGTRVAALPTRPAMRSATADAPTAPQRLSVRAAAALQPGPAREAAALPFSPGVPDFGAFPFRSWRACLERAWHDAGWRQLGYAEHGGDPALREALAGHLTSVRGLPVDAAQIVITSGTQAALDLCARLLGDHGDTVWAENPGYLAARVAFGLAGLQVHDVPVDAEGMSPAEDDWRHHPPRLIMITPSHQYPTGRVMSLRRRLALIERARQSGAWIIEDDYDSEFRRAGPAPPALFGLQADAPVVYAGTFSKTLYPGLRLGYVVVPQVIAADFARATAQATRAGQGIEQRALADFIRRGHYTAHLRRMRARYAARQAALRAALREAFGPRVELSGGDAGLHLVLWLPPEIRDMEVAKRAAELGLGVRALQSYARAPMTCNGLVLGYGNLEEGMVSESVRRLVVAVQSQDMNV; from the coding sequence ATGGAGCTCGACTGGCTGCTCGCCCCGCCATTGCCGCAGACGTTTCCACACTCTTTGTCGCGTCAGCAAATGCTCTACCACCGCCTGCGCGACGCCATCCTGTCCGGCCGTCTCGCTTCCGGCACACGCCTGCCCGCAAGCCGCGGGCTGGCCGCTTCGCTGAAGATCGCCCGCAACACCGTGCTGTTCGCGTACGAGCAACTCGTCGCCGAAGGCTGCCTCGTCGCAGACCGCCAAGGCACGCGCGTGGCGGCGCTCCCCACGCGGCCGGCCATGCGATCGGCCACGGCGGATGCGCCCACCGCGCCCCAACGACTCTCCGTCCGCGCCGCGGCCGCGCTGCAGCCCGGACCCGCGCGCGAGGCTGCGGCGCTGCCGTTCTCTCCCGGGGTGCCGGACTTCGGCGCCTTCCCCTTCCGCAGCTGGCGCGCCTGCCTCGAACGCGCTTGGCACGACGCAGGCTGGCGCCAGCTGGGCTATGCGGAGCATGGCGGCGACCCCGCACTGCGCGAGGCGCTGGCCGGCCACCTCACCAGCGTGCGCGGCCTGCCGGTGGATGCGGCACAAATCGTCATCACCAGCGGAACGCAGGCGGCACTGGACCTCTGCGCACGCCTGCTCGGCGACCACGGCGACACGGTGTGGGCCGAAAACCCCGGCTACCTCGCCGCCCGCGTCGCCTTTGGCCTCGCCGGGCTTCAGGTGCATGACGTGCCTGTCGACGCCGAGGGGATGTCCCCCGCCGAGGACGACTGGCGCCATCACCCGCCGCGACTCATCATGATCACGCCTTCGCACCAGTACCCGACCGGCCGCGTCATGTCCCTGCGGCGACGCCTCGCCCTGATCGAGCGCGCACGCCAGTCCGGCGCCTGGATCATCGAGGACGACTACGACAGCGAATTCCGTCGCGCCGGCCCCGCGCCGCCCGCGCTGTTCGGCCTGCAGGCGGACGCCCCGGTCGTCTATGCCGGCACCTTCAGCAAGACGCTCTATCCCGGCTTGCGCCTCGGCTACGTCGTCGTGCCGCAAGTCATCGCCGCCGACTTCGCCCGCGCGACCGCGCAGGCCACGCGCGCCGGGCAGGGCATCGAACAGCGCGCGCTCGCCGACTTCATCCGGCGCGGCCACTACACCGCCCACCTGCGCCGCATGCGCGCCCGCTACGCCGCCCGGCAGGCCGCACTGCGCGCGGCACTGCGAGAAGCGTTCGGGCCACGCGTCGAACTGTCGGGCGGCGACGCCGGGCTGCATCTGGTGTTGTGGTTGCCGCCCGAGATCCGCGATATGGAGGTGGCGAAGCGTGCCGCCGAGTTAGGGCTGGGGGTGCGGGCGCTGCAAAGCTATGCCAGAGCGCCGATGACGTGCAACGGGCTGGTGCTGGGGTACGGGAATCTGGAGGAAGGGATGGTTTCGGAGAGCGTGAGACGATTGGTGGTGGCGGTGCAGTCTCAGGATATGAATGTCTGA
- the ald gene encoding alanine dehydrogenase: MQIGIPKEIKTHEYRVGATPHSVRELLAHGHSVVVQSGAGAAIGLADEQYRAEGAEVVDSAEEIYSRAELVVKVKEPQPQECALLRPGQVLFTYLHLAADPQQTRLLLASGTTAIAYETVTSPAGGLPLLAPMSEVAGRMSIQAGASCLEKPHGGSGVLLGGVPGVAPARVVILGGGVVGYNAARMAVGLGADVTVADPSMDRLRRLDELFAGRIRTRHATGGAIESLVLKADLTIGAALLPGARTPRLVPREWLARMQPGSVLVDVSIDQGGCFESSHPTTHADPTYIVDGIVHYCVANMPGAVARTSTFALNSATLPFVLALADKGWQLATAEDPHLAAGVNIDAGRIVCPAVAEAFAAA, from the coding sequence ATGCAAATCGGCATCCCGAAGGAAATCAAGACGCACGAGTACCGGGTCGGCGCGACGCCGCACAGCGTGCGCGAACTGCTCGCCCACGGTCATAGCGTCGTGGTGCAGAGCGGCGCCGGTGCGGCGATCGGCCTGGCCGACGAGCAGTACCGGGCCGAAGGCGCAGAAGTCGTCGATAGCGCGGAAGAGATCTATTCCCGCGCCGAACTCGTCGTCAAGGTCAAGGAACCGCAGCCGCAGGAATGCGCGCTGCTGCGGCCCGGCCAGGTGCTGTTCACCTACCTGCACCTTGCCGCCGACCCGCAACAGACGCGCCTGCTGCTCGCATCCGGAACAACCGCGATCGCCTACGAGACCGTCACCAGCCCCGCGGGCGGCCTGCCGCTGCTCGCGCCGATGAGCGAGGTCGCCGGACGCATGTCGATCCAGGCCGGCGCGAGCTGCCTCGAGAAGCCGCACGGCGGCTCCGGCGTGCTGCTTGGCGGCGTCCCCGGCGTCGCGCCCGCGCGCGTCGTGATCCTCGGCGGCGGCGTGGTCGGCTACAACGCCGCGCGCATGGCCGTCGGGCTGGGTGCCGACGTCACCGTCGCCGACCCCTCGATGGACCGTCTGCGCCGTCTCGACGAACTCTTCGCCGGACGCATCCGCACCCGCCACGCCACCGGCGGCGCGATCGAGTCGCTGGTGCTGAAGGCCGACCTCACCATCGGCGCCGCGCTGTTGCCCGGCGCGCGCACGCCCCGCCTCGTGCCGCGCGAGTGGCTGGCGCGCATGCAGCCCGGTTCCGTGCTGGTCGACGTCTCGATCGACCAGGGCGGCTGCTTCGAGAGCAGCCACCCCACCACCCACGCCGACCCGACCTACATCGTCGACGGCATCGTGCACTACTGCGTCGCCAACATGCCCGGCGCGGTCGCGCGCACCTCCACCTTCGCCCTCAACAGCGCCACCCTCCCCTTCGTGCTCGCCCTCGCCGACAAGGGCTGGCAGCTCGCGACCGCAGAGGATCCGCATCTCGCCGCAGGGGTGAACATCGACGCCGGGCGCATCGTCTGCCCGGCGGTCGCCGAGGCCTTCGCGGCGGCGTGA
- a CDS encoding site-specific integrase, with protein sequence METTIRPISPLRQRMIEDMRMRKLGDRTQEGYVRAVRYFTKYLGRAPDTATVEDLRNYQLYLVDHGTSPTSLNAAISGLKFFFTVTLDRPELMAKMQPVHLPRTLPVILSPDEVKRLIAAAGNLKHQTALALAYATGLRISEVVSLKVSDIDSQRMTLRVEQGKGQKDRYAMLSPLLLERLRVWWRVARAQGKMLDGGWLFPGQDPVRHLSARQLDRAIHAAADEAGIGKRVSMHSLRHAFATHLLEQKVDIRLIQVLLGHKKLETTALYAQVATDILREVVSPLEKLNSP encoded by the coding sequence ATGGAAACGACTATCCGCCCCATCAGCCCACTGCGCCAGCGCATGATCGAGGACATGCGGATGCGCAAGCTGGGCGACAGAACCCAGGAAGGGTACGTGCGCGCCGTGCGCTACTTCACGAAGTATCTTGGGCGCGCTCCGGATACCGCGACCGTCGAGGATCTGCGGAACTACCAGCTGTACCTCGTTGATCACGGGACGTCGCCCACGTCGCTCAACGCGGCAATTTCTGGCTTGAAGTTCTTCTTCACCGTCACGCTCGACCGTCCCGAGCTGATGGCCAAGATGCAGCCGGTGCATCTGCCGCGCACGTTGCCGGTGATCCTGAGCCCGGACGAGGTGAAGCGCCTGATCGCTGCGGCGGGCAACCTGAAACACCAAACCGCCCTGGCTCTGGCCTATGCCACGGGCCTACGCATCAGCGAAGTGGTGTCCCTGAAGGTGAGCGACATCGACAGCCAGCGCATGACCCTGCGGGTTGAACAAGGCAAGGGCCAGAAGGATCGTTATGCGATGCTGTCGCCGTTGCTGCTGGAACGGCTGCGCGTGTGGTGGCGGGTGGCCCGCGCGCAGGGCAAGATGCTCGATGGCGGCTGGCTGTTCCCGGGTCAGGATCCGGTCCGGCACCTCAGCGCCCGGCAACTCGACCGTGCCATCCACGCCGCTGCCGACGAAGCCGGCATCGGGAAGCGGGTATCGATGCACTCGCTGCGCCATGCCTTTGCCACGCACCTGCTGGAGCAGAAGGTCGACATCCGCCTGATCCAGGTCCTGCTCGGGCACAAGAAGCTCGAAACAACCGCCCTGTACGCCCAGGTCGCCACCGACATCCTGCGCGAGGTCGTCAGCCCGTTGGAGAAGCTGAACTCCCCGTAG
- a CDS encoding IS91 family transposase yields MGRPALEVADIFRTHGPAWRAQQSGHLSLGQLKVMSAIEQCRTAALGGHALRCNGCGHEEISYNSCRNRHCPKCQARAAQRWLEARQADLLPVEYYHVVFTLPEPISAIAYTNKAVLYRLLFDMAAETLTTIAADPKHLGAQIGATLVLHTWGSALTHHPHVHGIVPGGGISADGKRWVACRRGFFLPVRVLSRLFRRRFIEELEKRYRAGQLQFFGEHAPLADAGAFGRWLVPLRRCEWVVYAKRPFAGPEAVLAYLSRYTHRVAISNRRLVAMNDSDVSFRWKDYRAKGRTRHKTMTLAADEFMRRFLLHVLPTGFHRIRHYGLLANAGRQQNLATARALLDVPRPEPVDNESAVTPPPTFVCRCCGSAMLVVEIMMRRQPIRAPP; encoded by the coding sequence ATGGGGCGGCCTGCCCTGGAGGTCGCCGACATCTTCCGCACCCATGGCCCCGCGTGGCGAGCACAGCAGTCGGGCCACCTGAGCCTCGGTCAGCTCAAGGTCATGTCGGCCATCGAACAGTGCCGTACCGCGGCGCTGGGCGGACACGCATTGCGTTGCAATGGCTGCGGGCATGAGGAGATCAGCTACAACTCCTGCCGCAACCGGCACTGCCCGAAGTGCCAGGCGCGTGCCGCCCAGCGCTGGCTCGAGGCCCGACAAGCCGATCTGCTGCCGGTCGAGTATTACCACGTCGTCTTCACGCTGCCCGAACCGATCAGCGCCATCGCCTACACCAACAAGGCGGTGCTCTACCGGCTGCTGTTCGACATGGCGGCGGAAACGCTGACGACCATCGCCGCCGATCCGAAACACCTCGGCGCCCAGATCGGCGCCACTCTGGTCCTGCACACCTGGGGTTCGGCATTGACGCATCATCCCCACGTGCATGGCATCGTCCCCGGCGGTGGAATTTCTGCAGACGGGAAGCGCTGGGTCGCTTGCCGGCGCGGGTTCTTCCTGCCGGTGCGCGTGCTGTCGCGCTTGTTCCGTCGGCGCTTCATCGAGGAACTCGAGAAGCGGTATCGCGCCGGCCAGCTGCAATTCTTCGGCGAGCACGCGCCCCTGGCCGATGCCGGCGCGTTCGGCCGGTGGTTGGTGCCGCTGCGCAGGTGCGAGTGGGTGGTGTATGCCAAGCGTCCGTTCGCCGGTCCCGAGGCCGTATTGGCCTACCTCTCCCGCTACACCCACCGGGTGGCCATCTCGAACCGGCGATTGGTGGCGATGAATGACAGTGACGTGTCCTTCCGCTGGAAGGACTACCGGGCCAAGGGGCGTACCCGCCACAAGACGATGACGCTCGCCGCCGACGAGTTCATGCGGCGCTTCCTGCTGCATGTGTTGCCAACGGGCTTCCACCGCATCCGTCACTACGGACTGCTGGCCAATGCCGGGCGACAGCAGAATCTCGCCACGGCGCGTGCCTTGCTCGATGTGCCTCGACCCGAACCGGTCGACAACGAAAGCGCCGTCACGCCACCGCCGACCTTCGTCTGTCGCTGCTGCGGCAGCGCCATGCTGGTCGTCGAGATCATGATGCGTCGACAACCGATTCGCGCTCCGCCATGA